A DNA window from Pseudarthrobacter sp. W1I19 contains the following coding sequences:
- a CDS encoding OsmC family protein — protein MSLHEHSYALTVQWTGNLGEGTSSYRGYSRDHDVLIPGLPVIKGSADPTFHGDRERYNPEQLLLAALAQCHMLSYLHVAVKHGVVVTGYRDDASGLMRLNRDGSGQFESVTLHPRVTVADAGQADLAARLHHEANQVCFIARSVNFPVDHEPETVVG, from the coding sequence ATGAGCCTGCACGAACACAGCTATGCGCTGACTGTCCAGTGGACCGGCAACCTGGGCGAGGGGACGTCGTCCTACCGCGGCTACTCGCGCGACCACGACGTGCTCATCCCGGGCCTGCCGGTCATTAAGGGCTCGGCGGATCCCACCTTCCATGGAGACCGGGAGCGCTACAACCCCGAGCAGCTGCTCCTGGCCGCCCTGGCCCAGTGCCATATGCTCTCCTACCTCCACGTAGCGGTGAAACACGGTGTGGTGGTGACCGGCTACCGCGACGACGCCAGCGGGCTGATGCGCCTGAACCGGGACGGCAGCGGCCAGTTCGAAAGCGTCACCCTGCACCCGCGCGTGACGGTTGCGGACGCGGGCCAGGCGGACCTTGCGGCCCGGCTGCACCACGAGGCGAACCAGGTCTGCTTCATCGCCCGGAGCGTGAACTTTCCGGTGGACCACGAGCCCGAGACGGTGGTTGGCTGA
- a CDS encoding acyl-CoA thioesterase II: MTEADAGLLALPSEDPTLSLINLLDLGELEGARTDEDIFLGPSQQQPHHRVFGGQVLAQSLIASFRTVAPDRFVHSMHGYFLRPGDANKPITFGVQRLRDGRSFSARRVHAYQEGVPILSMIASFQGEDEGIEHESVMPSGIPDPESLPSTADLLGKFDHPVARHWAYERPFDIRHVDPPLYVSAKGEREARNAVWMKTFGPMPDNPNLHRAALAYASDYTLLESILRRHGLSWITPGMNVASLDHAMWWHRPARVDEWLLYVQESPSAQGARGLATGKIFNRAGQHVASVAQEGMVRVPTDLKNKVVGAFQSKVMEHQIRKAAKD; the protein is encoded by the coding sequence ATGACTGAAGCCGACGCCGGACTCCTGGCGCTCCCCAGCGAAGATCCCACCTTATCGCTCATCAATCTTCTGGACCTTGGTGAGCTCGAGGGGGCCCGGACAGATGAGGACATCTTCCTTGGCCCGTCGCAGCAGCAGCCCCACCATCGGGTGTTTGGCGGTCAGGTACTGGCACAGTCGCTCATCGCTTCCTTCAGGACCGTGGCCCCGGACCGTTTTGTGCATTCGATGCACGGCTACTTCCTGCGCCCGGGGGATGCGAACAAGCCGATCACGTTCGGCGTGCAGCGCCTCAGGGACGGCAGGTCCTTTTCGGCCCGCCGCGTCCACGCCTACCAGGAGGGCGTGCCCATCCTGTCGATGATTGCTTCCTTCCAGGGCGAGGACGAAGGCATCGAGCACGAATCCGTGATGCCCAGCGGGATTCCCGATCCCGAGTCGCTGCCCAGCACAGCTGACCTGCTGGGCAAGTTTGATCACCCGGTGGCGCGGCACTGGGCCTATGAACGGCCCTTCGACATCCGGCACGTTGATCCGCCGCTGTATGTGTCGGCGAAGGGCGAGCGGGAAGCACGCAACGCCGTGTGGATGAAGACCTTCGGCCCCATGCCGGACAACCCGAACCTGCACCGTGCGGCACTGGCCTACGCGAGCGACTACACCCTGCTGGAGTCCATCCTGCGGCGGCACGGCCTGAGCTGGATCACCCCGGGGATGAACGTCGCCAGCCTCGACCACGCCATGTGGTGGCACCGCCCGGCACGGGTGGACGAATGGCTGCTTTATGTGCAGGAATCCCCCAGCGCGCAGGGTGCCCGCGGACTCGCCACCGGCAAGATCTTCAACCGGGCGGGCCAGCACGTGGCGTCGGTGGCCCAGGAAGGGATGGTCCGCGTGCCCACCGACCTGAAGAACAAAGTGGTGGGCGCCTTCCAGTCCAAAGTCATGGAGCACCAGATCCGCAAGGCAGCCAAGGACTAG
- the pepN gene encoding aminopeptidase N: protein MPGLNLTRAEASGRAELISVESYDVSLDLTRGGKVFGSTTTVKFSAKSGSASFIDAVTSAVHSVTLNGRSLDPATVSDGVRIQLPELAEHNELTVVADAPYMNTGEGLHRFVDPVDNEVYLYTQFEVPDSRRMFAVFEQPDLKATFTFTVTAPSHWDVISNSPTPAPVETTPGEDGGARSVWSFSPTPRLSSYVTALIAGPYQSVRSEVTSSDGRVIPLGVFARKSLMQYLDAENIFKLTRQGFAFFEAQFGCPYPFEKYDQLFVPEFNAGAMENAGAVTILEGYVFRSKVTGAQIERRAITVLHELAHMWFGDLVTMRWWNDLWLNESFAEYMSHLAAVEATSFTSAWTTFASVEKSWAYRQDQLPTTHPIFAEINDLQDVEVNFDGITYAKGASVLRQLVAWVGPEQFMAGVREYFAKHSWQNTELRDLLVELEKASGRDLDVWGRQWLETAGVNTLKPEVEVDGDGKLTSFAIVQSAVEEWPTIRPHRLAVGFYNLNDAGKLERVHREELDVDGERTEVPALAGLVQPDLILVNDDDLAYAKVRLDEKSLATATAHLKDFTQSLPRTLVWNSAWDAARDGETPARRYVELILANVAAETDSSVILVQLRQLATTLNFYVAEEHRQATAVAAADKLWELASEVPGGSDAQLQFVKSFALLAGSESQLDRVAGLLDGSLVLDGLAVDHDLRWELVTSLVAGGRLGQDGIDAELERDNTSSGQNAAAQAKAAIPAPEAKAAAWESIVVKGELSNALQGSAVNGFMRVLDRSLLEPYAEKYFEAVPGIMETRTHALAQQIVVGLYPSLLTTQAIVDRTDGFLASLPPESAALRRLMLENRDGVARALRARAADVLPGEAVPAV from the coding sequence TTGCCTGGTTTGAACCTGACGCGCGCTGAAGCCAGCGGGCGTGCCGAACTGATCTCTGTCGAGTCCTACGACGTCAGCCTGGACCTGACCCGGGGCGGGAAGGTTTTCGGCAGCACCACCACGGTGAAATTCAGCGCCAAGTCCGGGTCAGCCAGCTTTATTGATGCGGTTACCTCGGCCGTGCACAGCGTTACCCTGAACGGCCGCAGCCTTGACCCGGCCACAGTGTCCGACGGCGTGCGCATCCAGTTGCCGGAGCTCGCGGAACACAACGAGCTCACCGTTGTGGCGGACGCGCCGTACATGAACACCGGCGAAGGCCTGCACCGTTTCGTGGACCCGGTGGACAACGAGGTCTACCTGTACACGCAGTTCGAAGTTCCGGACTCACGGCGGATGTTCGCCGTGTTCGAGCAGCCGGACCTGAAGGCCACCTTCACTTTCACTGTCACTGCCCCCTCGCACTGGGACGTCATCTCCAACTCCCCCACCCCCGCCCCGGTGGAGACCACGCCCGGCGAGGACGGCGGCGCCCGGTCCGTCTGGTCCTTCTCCCCCACCCCGCGGTTGTCCTCGTATGTCACGGCGCTGATCGCCGGCCCGTACCAGTCGGTGCGCAGCGAGGTCACCAGCTCGGACGGGCGGGTGATCCCGCTGGGGGTTTTTGCCCGGAAGTCGCTGATGCAGTACCTGGATGCAGAGAATATTTTTAAGCTGACCCGGCAGGGCTTCGCCTTTTTTGAGGCGCAGTTCGGCTGCCCCTACCCGTTCGAGAAGTATGACCAGCTGTTCGTGCCGGAGTTCAACGCAGGCGCCATGGAGAACGCCGGCGCGGTGACCATCCTCGAAGGCTACGTTTTCCGCAGCAAGGTCACCGGCGCCCAGATTGAACGCCGCGCCATCACCGTGCTCCACGAGCTCGCCCACATGTGGTTCGGCGACCTCGTGACCATGCGCTGGTGGAACGACCTGTGGCTGAACGAGTCCTTCGCCGAGTACATGTCCCACCTTGCAGCTGTTGAGGCCACCTCGTTCACCAGTGCCTGGACCACCTTCGCCTCGGTGGAGAAGTCCTGGGCCTACCGCCAGGACCAGCTGCCCACCACGCATCCGATCTTCGCCGAGATCAACGACCTCCAGGATGTCGAGGTGAACTTCGACGGCATCACCTACGCGAAGGGCGCGTCCGTCCTCCGCCAGCTGGTGGCGTGGGTGGGACCGGAGCAGTTTATGGCCGGCGTGCGGGAGTACTTTGCCAAGCATTCCTGGCAGAACACGGAGCTGCGGGACCTCCTGGTGGAACTGGAGAAGGCCAGCGGCCGCGACCTCGATGTGTGGGGACGGCAATGGCTTGAAACGGCCGGCGTCAACACCCTCAAGCCCGAGGTGGAGGTGGACGGCGACGGCAAGCTCACATCGTTCGCCATTGTGCAGTCGGCCGTCGAAGAGTGGCCCACCATCCGTCCACACCGGCTCGCGGTGGGGTTCTACAACCTCAATGACGCCGGCAAGCTGGAGCGGGTTCACCGCGAGGAGCTGGACGTCGACGGCGAACGTACCGAAGTGCCCGCGCTGGCCGGCCTGGTCCAGCCTGACCTCATCCTCGTTAATGATGATGACCTCGCCTACGCCAAAGTGCGGCTGGATGAAAAGTCCCTGGCCACCGCCACCGCGCACCTGAAGGACTTCACTCAAAGCCTGCCGCGGACACTCGTGTGGAATTCTGCCTGGGACGCTGCGCGCGACGGTGAGACCCCGGCGCGGCGCTATGTGGAACTGATCCTGGCCAACGTGGCTGCCGAGACAGATTCCTCGGTGATCCTGGTCCAGCTCCGCCAGCTGGCCACCACGCTGAACTTCTATGTGGCCGAAGAGCACCGGCAGGCGACGGCCGTGGCGGCCGCGGACAAGCTGTGGGAGCTGGCGTCCGAGGTGCCGGGCGGCTCGGACGCCCAGCTGCAGTTCGTGAAGTCCTTTGCCCTGCTGGCAGGCAGTGAAAGCCAGCTGGACCGGGTTGCGGGGCTTCTCGACGGATCGCTCGTCCTCGACGGACTTGCTGTTGACCATGACCTGCGGTGGGAGCTGGTCACGTCCCTCGTGGCAGGCGGCCGACTGGGCCAGGACGGCATCGACGCCGAGCTGGAGCGAGACAACACCTCGAGCGGACAAAATGCCGCGGCCCAGGCCAAGGCCGCCATCCCCGCGCCGGAGGCCAAAGCCGCGGCCTGGGAATCGATCGTGGTCAAGGGCGAGCTGTCCAACGCCCTTCAGGGCTCGGCGGTCAACGGCTTCATGCGGGTCCTGGACCGGTCACTGCTGGAACCGTACGCCGAGAAGTATTTCGAGGCGGTGCCGGGGATCATGGAGACCCGGACGCACGCACTTGCCCAGCAGATCGTCGTCGGGCTCTACCCCTCCCTGCTGACCACCCAGGCCATCGTGGACCGGACGGATGGCTTCCTGGCGTCGCTTCCCCCCGAAAGCGCCGCGCTGCGCCGGCTCATGCTGGAAAACCGCGACGGCGTGGCGCGGGCCTTGCGCGCCCGCGCGGCTGACGTCCTTCCCGGCGAAGCAGTTCCCGCGGTATGA
- a CDS encoding tyrosine-type recombinase/integrase, which yields MANPWDVVFPSSTGTLRDPGNFRKQWRSARDDIGFQWVTLHTFRKSVGTLLAKSEGMASASAQLGHSSEQITSRHYVQKTHEAPDMTSLLQAFGA from the coding sequence GTGGCTAACCCTTGGGACGTGGTCTTCCCGTCCTCCACCGGCACGCTGCGGGATCCGGGGAACTTTCGGAAGCAGTGGCGCTCCGCCCGGGATGACATCGGCTTCCAGTGGGTCACTCTGCATACGTTCCGGAAGTCCGTGGGGACGCTTCTGGCCAAGTCTGAGGGCATGGCCTCGGCCTCCGCCCAGTTGGGTCACTCCAGCGAGCAGATCACCAGCCGGCACTACGTCCAGAAAACTCACGAGGCTCCGGACATGACTAGCCTGCTGCAGGCGTTCGGGGCATGA
- a CDS encoding single-stranded DNA-binding protein, giving the protein MNDTITIKGFVATDITSGTTPGGVATAEFRIASNSRRRDKDGQWVDGHTNWFTVQGYRHLAGNMGCSIRKGQPVIVVGTLRIRSWERDGRVYYSHTIDADAVGHDLTLGTANFTRSSKKPLLSLVEPEPPLDTSSQAGPGGPFDEPEDNDDPGDGGDPAAAYVEDANGDLLALDLETGELADSPV; this is encoded by the coding sequence ATGAACGACACCATAACCATCAAGGGCTTCGTTGCCACCGACATCACCAGCGGCACAACACCGGGGGGAGTGGCCACCGCCGAATTCCGGATCGCTTCCAACTCGCGTCGGCGTGATAAGGACGGCCAGTGGGTGGATGGCCACACCAACTGGTTCACGGTCCAGGGTTACCGCCATCTGGCCGGCAACATGGGCTGCAGCATCCGGAAGGGCCAGCCCGTCATCGTGGTGGGCACGCTAAGGATCCGCAGCTGGGAGAGGGACGGCAGGGTTTATTACTCGCACACCATCGATGCTGACGCCGTTGGGCATGACCTCACGTTGGGGACGGCCAACTTCACCCGGTCCTCCAAGAAACCGCTCCTCTCGCTGGTGGAACCGGAGCCACCCCTTGACACCAGCAGCCAGGCCGGGCCGGGAGGCCCTTTCGACGAACCCGAAGACAACGATGACCCCGGTGACGGCGGAGATCCGGCTGCCGCCTATGTCGAGGACGCCAACGGCGACCTGCTGGCCCTCGACCTGGAAACGGGGGAGCTCGCCGACTCCCCAGTTTGA
- a CDS encoding mechanosensitive ion channel family protein: protein MVSTLSILPPAASDPDGINITGIVISLGVGVTVWLVATFVISRITRQVASGSSLFKKPTFKWVAPALRALDHERRVQRAETIGSLLNSVVGVLVVIITGMYVLQNLDINIAPLLTSVGILGVAIGFGAQQLIRDFLAGIFITIEDQYGIGDVIETSEVVGVVESMGLRITRVRSDDGAIWYLRNGEILRVGNRSQGNYVPLHESPDGTTDQGSDHGAVETKKTDQKAGD, encoded by the coding sequence ATGGTCAGCACGTTGTCGATCCTTCCCCCCGCCGCCAGTGATCCGGACGGTATCAACATCACAGGCATCGTGATTAGCCTCGGCGTGGGCGTCACGGTGTGGCTGGTTGCCACCTTCGTCATTTCCCGCATCACCCGGCAGGTGGCTTCCGGCAGCAGCCTTTTCAAGAAGCCCACCTTCAAATGGGTAGCTCCGGCACTACGGGCTTTGGACCACGAACGGCGCGTACAGCGCGCTGAAACCATCGGCTCGCTGCTGAACAGCGTGGTGGGCGTGCTGGTAGTGATCATCACCGGCATGTACGTGCTGCAGAACCTGGACATCAACATCGCCCCGCTGCTCACCAGCGTCGGCATCCTGGGTGTGGCCATCGGCTTCGGTGCCCAGCAGCTGATCCGGGACTTCCTCGCCGGAATTTTTATTACCATTGAAGACCAGTACGGCATCGGCGACGTGATCGAGACCAGTGAGGTTGTAGGTGTGGTGGAGTCCATGGGCCTGCGCATCACCCGGGTACGCTCGGACGATGGCGCCATCTGGTACCTCCGCAACGGTGAGATCCTCCGCGTCGGCAACCGGTCCCAGGGCAACTACGTGCCCCTGCACGAGTCACCGGACGGGACCACGGACCAAGGCAGCGACCACGGCGCCGTCGAGACAAAAAAGACTGACCAGAAAGCCGGAGACTAG
- the ettA gene encoding energy-dependent translational throttle protein EttA codes for MAEFIYTMTKARKAVGEKLILDDVSMSFFPGAKIGVVGPNGAGKSTILKIMAGLDTPSNGEARLSPGYTVGILLQEPPLNEEKTVLGNVQEGVGEIYGKIQRFNEISEEMASPDADYDTLLEEMGHLQEAIDAADAWDLDSQLEQAMDALRCPPADADVTNLSGGERRRVALCKLLLQKPDLLLLDEPTNHLDAESVLWLEQHLSSYAGAVLAVTHDRYFLDHVAEWIAEVDRGHLYPYEGNYSTYLEKKRARLEIQGKKDAKQAKRLSEELEWVRSNAKGRQTKSKARLARYEEMAAEADRTRKLDFEEIQIPPGPRLGGLVLEAKNLQKGFEDRTLIDGLSFSLPRNGIVGVIGPNGVGKTTLFKTIVGLEPLDGGDLKIGDSVKISYADQSRGGIDPNKTLWEVVSDGLDFIQVGHVEMPSRAYVAAFGFKGPDQQKKAGVLSGGERNRLNLALTLKQGGNLLLLDEPTNDLDVETLSSLENALLEFPGCAVVVSHDRWFLDRVATHILAYEGDEENPSKWYWFEGNFESYEENKVERLGPDAAKPHRVTHRRLTRD; via the coding sequence ATGGCGGAATTTATCTACACAATGACCAAGGCCCGAAAAGCCGTTGGCGAAAAACTCATTCTTGACGACGTAAGCATGTCCTTCTTTCCCGGCGCCAAGATCGGTGTTGTGGGCCCGAACGGTGCCGGTAAGTCCACCATCCTGAAGATCATGGCCGGACTGGACACCCCCTCCAACGGTGAGGCCCGGCTCAGCCCCGGCTACACCGTGGGCATCCTGCTCCAGGAACCACCCCTGAACGAAGAAAAAACTGTCCTGGGCAACGTCCAGGAAGGCGTCGGCGAGATCTACGGCAAGATCCAGCGCTTCAACGAAATCTCGGAGGAGATGGCCAGCCCCGATGCTGACTACGACACCCTCCTTGAGGAGATGGGGCATCTGCAGGAAGCCATCGACGCTGCAGACGCCTGGGACCTGGACTCACAGCTGGAACAGGCCATGGACGCCCTCCGCTGCCCGCCGGCGGACGCCGACGTCACCAACCTCTCCGGAGGTGAGCGCCGCCGCGTAGCCCTGTGCAAGCTGCTCCTGCAGAAGCCGGACCTGCTGCTTCTCGACGAGCCCACCAACCACCTGGACGCTGAAAGCGTGCTGTGGCTCGAACAGCACCTCTCCTCCTACGCCGGCGCCGTCCTGGCCGTCACCCACGACCGGTACTTCCTGGACCACGTGGCTGAATGGATCGCCGAAGTGGACCGCGGCCACCTCTACCCGTACGAGGGCAACTACTCCACGTACCTCGAAAAGAAGCGCGCCCGCCTGGAGATCCAGGGCAAGAAGGACGCCAAGCAGGCCAAGCGTCTTTCCGAGGAACTTGAGTGGGTGCGGTCCAACGCGAAGGGCCGCCAGACCAAGTCAAAGGCCCGCCTGGCCCGCTACGAGGAGATGGCTGCCGAAGCAGACCGGACCCGCAAGCTGGACTTCGAAGAAATCCAGATCCCGCCGGGACCACGTCTGGGCGGCCTGGTCCTCGAAGCCAAGAACCTGCAGAAGGGCTTCGAAGACCGGACCCTGATCGACGGCCTGTCCTTCAGCCTGCCCCGCAACGGCATCGTAGGCGTCATCGGCCCCAACGGTGTCGGCAAGACCACGCTTTTCAAGACCATCGTGGGACTGGAACCGCTCGACGGCGGGGACCTGAAGATCGGCGATTCGGTCAAGATCTCGTACGCTGACCAGAGCCGCGGCGGCATCGACCCCAACAAGACGCTGTGGGAAGTTGTCTCGGACGGCCTGGACTTCATCCAGGTGGGCCACGTCGAAATGCCCTCGCGCGCTTATGTTGCCGCCTTCGGCTTCAAGGGCCCGGACCAGCAGAAGAAGGCCGGCGTGCTCTCCGGCGGTGAGCGCAACCGCCTGAACCTCGCCCTCACCCTTAAGCAGGGCGGAAACCTGCTGCTCCTGGATGAGCCCACCAACGACCTCGACGTCGAAACCCTCAGCAGCCTCGAAAACGCCCTGCTGGAATTCCCGGGCTGCGCCGTGGTGGTCTCGCACGACCGCTGGTTCCTGGACCGGGTGGCCACCCACATCCTCGCGTACGAAGGTGACGAGGAGAACCCCTCCAAGTGGTACTGGTTCGAGGGCAATTTCGAATCCTACGAGGAGAACAAGGTGGAGCGGCTCGGCCCGGATGCGGCCAAACCGCACCGCGTCACGCACCGCCGCCTCACCCGCGACTGA
- a CDS encoding epimerase yields the protein MRILVLGGTAFLSAEIARQAVATGHRVTCLARGSAAEPPQGAAWLKADRSAGGQAYAGATGDWDAVIEVARDPVPASEALRVLAHRAAHWTFVSSCSVYADASIPGAGEDAALLPALDPGTPSTPENYGESKVAIEEATLQAVGGKAHLCRAGLIGGPGDGSDRYGYWPARFARDTRPVLAPTIDDAPTQVIDVRDLAAWILLAAERGITGAMNALGDQVRFGNYLDAAGRAAGHSGAVVPAAETWLAEQGVGYWAGQDSLPLWLPPAHEGFMARSNQAAVDAGLRLRPWQETLADALADERQRGLDRARKAGLSQETEGRLLAALQETA from the coding sequence ATGCGCATTCTTGTCCTTGGCGGAACCGCCTTCCTGTCCGCAGAAATCGCCCGCCAGGCAGTGGCCACCGGGCATCGCGTCACGTGCCTGGCCCGAGGCTCCGCAGCAGAACCGCCTCAGGGAGCGGCATGGTTGAAAGCCGACCGTTCAGCGGGCGGTCAGGCTTATGCCGGAGCCACAGGCGACTGGGACGCCGTGATCGAGGTCGCCCGGGACCCGGTGCCGGCATCGGAAGCGTTGCGCGTCCTCGCGCACCGGGCAGCGCATTGGACGTTCGTCTCCAGTTGCTCGGTGTACGCCGACGCTTCGATTCCCGGTGCCGGGGAGGATGCCGCCCTGCTTCCTGCGCTTGACCCGGGTACGCCGTCGACGCCGGAAAACTACGGCGAGTCGAAAGTTGCCATCGAGGAGGCAACGCTTCAGGCCGTGGGCGGCAAAGCCCATCTGTGCCGTGCCGGCCTGATCGGCGGTCCGGGGGACGGCTCGGACCGGTATGGCTACTGGCCCGCCCGCTTTGCCCGGGACACAAGGCCCGTTCTGGCGCCGACGATCGACGACGCCCCCACGCAGGTGATCGACGTCCGGGACCTGGCCGCATGGATCCTGCTGGCCGCGGAGCGGGGCATCACCGGCGCAATGAACGCACTGGGAGACCAAGTCCGGTTCGGTAACTACCTCGACGCAGCCGGGAGGGCGGCGGGTCACAGCGGCGCGGTGGTGCCTGCGGCGGAGACCTGGCTTGCGGAGCAGGGTGTGGGCTACTGGGCCGGCCAGGATTCCCTGCCACTCTGGCTCCCGCCCGCGCATGAGGGTTTTATGGCCCGGAGCAACCAGGCGGCGGTCGACGCCGGCCTGCGGCTCCGGCCCTGGCAGGAGACACTGGCGGACGCGTTGGCCGACGAACGCCAACGGGGGCTGGACCGCGCCAGGAAGGCCGGGCTGTCACAGGAAACAGAGGGGCGCCTGCTCGCCGCCCTGCAGGAGACTGCCTAA
- the tig gene encoding trigger factor, with the protein MKSAVENLTPTRVKLNVEVPFEELKPSIDSAYKTVASQIQVPGFRKGKVPAKLIDQRVGRGYVLETAINEGLNGWYQAAVQESGIRPLSRPEVEITEVPDPSATDGGLKFAAEVDVRPEIELPDYAGIQVEVAAAQSSDEDVDKALDELRGRFGTLKPVDRPAADGDFLTIDITASIDGEEVDSAAGLSYQVGAGTMLEGLDEAVTGLSADEDAIFNTTLVGGDHAGEAAQVKVVVKAVKERELPEADDDFAQLASEFDTLAELREDLAKQAADSKVVEQGVEARDKVLDKLVELVEVPVPDSVVEEQLEAHFKEGNGHGEGEHDTEEHREEVRANTARAFQNEIILDAIAEKEEVNVSQNELIDYIVSTASQYGMDPNQFAQIIDQSGQVPMMVSEVRRRKALAVVLGQATVTDSEGNTVDLSDFVRPGGEEEAPAAEEAPAVEAEEAAAEAPEAAGEEDKAEAKA; encoded by the coding sequence GTGAAGAGCGCTGTCGAGAACCTCACCCCCACGCGGGTCAAGCTCAATGTTGAGGTCCCCTTTGAGGAATTGAAGCCCAGCATCGACTCGGCCTACAAGACCGTTGCTTCGCAGATCCAGGTCCCTGGCTTCCGTAAGGGCAAGGTCCCCGCAAAGCTCATCGACCAGCGCGTCGGCCGCGGCTACGTCCTGGAGACGGCCATCAACGAGGGCCTCAACGGCTGGTACCAGGCTGCTGTCCAGGAATCCGGCATCCGCCCGCTGAGCCGTCCCGAGGTTGAGATCACCGAGGTTCCGGACCCCTCCGCCACCGACGGCGGGCTGAAGTTCGCTGCCGAGGTTGACGTCCGCCCCGAGATCGAGCTCCCGGACTACGCCGGCATCCAGGTTGAGGTTGCCGCAGCCCAGTCCTCCGACGAAGACGTGGACAAGGCCCTGGACGAACTGCGCGGCCGCTTCGGCACGCTGAAGCCCGTTGACCGTCCCGCTGCCGATGGTGACTTCCTCACCATCGACATCACGGCCAGCATCGACGGCGAAGAGGTTGACTCCGCTGCCGGCCTGTCCTACCAGGTTGGCGCCGGCACCATGCTCGAAGGCCTCGACGAGGCCGTCACCGGCCTGAGCGCCGACGAAGACGCCATCTTCAACACCACCCTGGTGGGTGGCGACCACGCCGGTGAAGCAGCCCAGGTCAAGGTGGTTGTGAAGGCCGTCAAGGAGCGCGAACTCCCCGAGGCCGACGACGACTTCGCCCAGCTCGCTTCCGAATTCGACACCCTTGCCGAGCTCCGTGAGGACCTCGCCAAGCAGGCCGCCGATTCCAAGGTTGTTGAGCAGGGCGTCGAAGCCCGCGATAAGGTCCTGGACAAGCTCGTTGAACTCGTTGAGGTTCCGGTTCCGGACTCCGTCGTCGAAGAGCAGCTCGAAGCCCACTTCAAGGAGGGCAACGGCCACGGCGAAGGCGAGCACGACACCGAGGAGCACCGCGAAGAGGTGCGCGCCAACACCGCCCGCGCGTTCCAGAACGAAATCATCCTTGACGCCATCGCGGAAAAGGAAGAAGTCAACGTCAGCCAGAACGAGCTGATCGACTACATCGTCAGCACGGCCAGCCAGTACGGCATGGACCCCAACCAGTTCGCCCAGATCATCGATCAGAGCGGACAGGTCCCCATGATGGTGTCCGAGGTACGCCGCCGCAAGGCCCTGGCTGTTGTCCTGGGACAGGCCACGGTGACCGACAGCGAGGGCAACACCGTTGACCTCAGCGACTTCGTCCGCCCCGGCGGCGAAGAGGAAGCTCCCGCCGCAGAGGAAGCTCCCGCCGTGGAGGCCGAAGAAGCAGCAGCTGAAGCACCCGAGGCTGCGGGCGAGGAAGACAAGGCAGAGGCCAAGGCCTAG
- a CDS encoding ribose-5-phosphate isomerase, which yields MTSSPAFPRVHIATDHAGMELSAHLVTHLTAKGYDVVDHGPKVYDAQDDYPSFCINAALAVVADQQAGIHALGIVLGGSGNGEQIAANKVKGVRAALAWNHSTATLAREHNDANVVAVGGRQHTVEEATELIEAFLTEPFSNDERHVRRIGKIAAYETTGEVIE from the coding sequence GTGACTTCTTCCCCTGCCTTCCCGCGGGTCCACATCGCCACCGACCATGCAGGCATGGAACTCAGCGCCCACCTCGTCACCCACCTGACGGCCAAGGGGTACGACGTGGTGGACCACGGCCCCAAGGTCTACGACGCCCAGGATGACTACCCGTCGTTTTGCATCAACGCGGCCCTCGCCGTGGTCGCGGACCAGCAGGCCGGCATCCACGCCCTGGGCATCGTGCTGGGCGGGTCCGGCAACGGTGAACAGATTGCCGCCAACAAAGTGAAGGGTGTGCGCGCGGCCCTGGCCTGGAACCACTCCACCGCCACCCTGGCCCGTGAGCACAATGACGCCAACGTTGTGGCCGTGGGCGGCCGCCAGCACACCGTGGAGGAAGCGACGGAGCTGATCGAGGCATTCCTGACTGAACCGTTCAGCAACGATGAGCGGCACGTGCGCCGCATCGGCAAGATCGCCGCCTATGAAACAACCGGCGAGGTCATCGAGTAG
- a CDS encoding globin, with the protein MTIPIEPQRPRQLMQNDPFSQPGYTDNFYDAVGGHEAFVKLIDVFYDGVAADPLLRPMYPEEDLAPAKRRFLMFLEQYWGGPTTYGEERGHPRLRMRHMPFQVTPEAKDRWLFHMRKAVDALELPPLYEGTLWDYMERAALSMVNSPAGQ; encoded by the coding sequence ATGACCATCCCCATCGAACCGCAGCGGCCACGCCAGCTGATGCAGAACGATCCCTTCAGCCAGCCCGGCTACACCGATAACTTCTACGACGCTGTGGGCGGCCACGAAGCGTTCGTGAAGCTGATCGATGTCTTTTACGACGGCGTGGCCGCGGATCCGCTGCTGCGGCCCATGTACCCGGAAGAGGACCTGGCACCGGCCAAGCGCCGGTTCCTGATGTTCCTGGAACAGTATTGGGGCGGTCCCACCACATACGGCGAGGAACGCGGCCATCCCCGGCTACGCATGCGCCACATGCCGTTCCAGGTGACGCCGGAAGCCAAGGACCGCTGGCTGTTCCACATGCGCAAGGCCGTGGATGCGCTGGAGCTGCCGCCGCTGTACGAGGGCACCCTGTGGGATTACATGGAGCGCGCCGCCCTGTCGATGGTGAACAGCCCGGCCGGGCAGTGA